One segment of Anomalospiza imberbis isolate Cuckoo-Finch-1a 21T00152 chromosome 2, ASM3175350v1, whole genome shotgun sequence DNA contains the following:
- the PCDH9 gene encoding protocadherin-9 isoform X9, whose product MDLRDFYLLAALIACLRLDSAIAQELIYTIREELPENVPIGNIPKDLNISHINAATGTSASLVYRLVSKAGDAPLVKVSSNTGEIFTTSNRIDREKLCAGASYAEENECFFELEVVILPNDFFRLIKIKIIVKDTNDNAPMFPSPVINISIPENTLINSRFPIPSATDPDTGFNGVQHYELLNGQSVFGLDIVETPEGEKWPQLIVQQNLDREQKDTYVMKIKVEDGGTPQKSSTAILQVTVSDVNDNRPVFKESQVEVHIPENAPVGTSVIQLHATDADIGSNAEIRYIFGAQVAPATKRFFALNNTTGLITVQRSLDREETAIHKVTVLASDGSSTPARATVTINVTDVNDNPPNIDLRYIISPINGTVYLSEKDPINTKIALITVSDKDTDVNGKVICFIEREVPFHLKAVYDNQYLLETSSLLDYEGTKEFSFKIVASDSGKPSLNQTALVRVKLEDENDNPPIFSQPVIELSVSENNRRGLYLTTISATDEDSGKNADIVYQLGPNASFFDLDRKTGVLTASRVFDREEQERFIFTVTARDNGTPPLQSQAAVIVTVLDENDNSPKFTHNHFQFFVSENLPKYSTVGVITVTDADAGENKAVTLSILNDNENFVLDPYSGVIKSNVSFDREQQSSYTFDVKAVDGGQPPRSSTAKVTINVMDVNDNSPVVIYPPSNTSFKLVPLTAIPGSVVAEVFAVDIDTGMNAELKYTIVSGNNKGLFRIDPVTGNITLEEKPTPNDVGLHRLVVNISDLGYPKSLHTLVLVFLYVNDTAGNASYIYDLIRRTMETPLDRNIGDSSQPYQNEDYLTIMIAIVAGAMVVIVVIFVTVLVRCRHASRFKAAQRSKQGAEWMSPNQENKQNKKKKRKKRKSPKSSLLNFVTIEESKPDDAVHEPINGTISLPAELEEQSIGRFDWGTAPPSTFKPNSPDLAKHYKSASPQSAFHLKPDTPVSVKKHHVIQELPLDNTFVGGCDTLSKRSSTSSDHFSASECSSQGGFKTKGPLHTRQALNFGDMPKYLWEIWVPDKPWVVLGI is encoded by the coding sequence ATGGACCTGAGGGATTTTTACCTGTTGGCCGCTTTGATTGCCTGTTTAAGGCTGGATTCTGCTATAGCTCAAGAACTTATTTACACTATTAGAGAGGAGCTGCCTGAAAACGTGCCCATAGGGAACATACCAAAGGACCTGAACATTTCTCATATCAATGCTGCCACAGGGACCAGTGCCAGCCTTGTCTACAGACTGGTCTCTAAAGCAGGGGATGCACCTCTGGTCAAAGTGTCCAGTAACACGGGGGAAATCTTTACAACATCTAACAGAATAGACAGAGAAAAACTATGTGCTGGAGCTTcctatgcagaagaaaatgaatgtTTCTTTGAACTTGAAGTAGTGATTCTCCCCAATGACTTTTTTAGGCtgatcaaaataaaaatcattgtAAAGGATACTAATGACAATGCGCCTATGTTTCCATCCCCTGTTATCAATATCTCCATCCCAGAAAACACTCTGATCAACAGTCGCTTTCCAATCCCATCAGCAACAGATCCTGACACAGGTTTCAATGGTGTGCAGCACTATGAGTTGTTAAATGGGCAGAGTGTCTTTGGACTGGATATTGTAGAAACTCCAGAAGGGGAGAAATGGCCTCAGCTAATTGTGCAGCAGAACTTGGACAGAGAGCAAAAGGACACCTACGTGATGAAAATCAAAGTGGAGGATGGAGGTACCCCCCAGAAATCCAGCACAGCTATCCTGCAAGTCACAGTAAGTGATGTCAATGATAACAGGCCAGTCTTTAAAGAGAGTCAAGTAGAGGTCCATATACCAGAGAATGCCCCTGTGGGCACGTCTGTAATTCAGCTTCATGCTACAGATGCTGATATAGGAAGCAATGCAGAAATCAGATATATTTTTGGTGCCCAAGTTGCCCCTGCAACCAAAAGATTTTTTGCTTTAAACAACACCACAGGGCTGATTACAGTTCAGAGGTCCTTAGATCGAGAAGAGACTGCTATTCACAAAGTGACAGTGCTGGCTAGTGATGGTAGCTCTACACCAGCTCGGGCAACTGTCACCATCAATGTCACTGATGTAAATGATAACCCTCCTAACATAGACCTCAGGTACATAATAAGTCCCATCAATGGCACAGTGTACTTATCTGAGAAAGATCCCATCAATACAAAGATTGCCCTAATTACGGTTTCAGATAAGGACACTGATGTGAATGGCAAAGTGATCTGTTTCATTGAGAGAGAGGTCCCCTTCCACTTGAAAGCAGTTTACGACAACCAGTATTTGTTAGAGACCTCTTCCTTGTTGGACTATGAGGGCACCAAAGAATTCAGCTTTAAAATTGTGGCTTCTGATTCTGGCAAGCCCAGTTTGAACCAGACTGCCCTGGTAAGAGTTAAGCTGGAGGATGAAAATGACAACCCTCCGATTTTCAGCCAGCCTGTAATTGAGCTgtcagtttctgaaaacaaccGGCGTGGTCTATACTTAACAACTATTAGTGCCACAGATGAAGACAGTGGGAAAAATGCAGACATTGTTTATCAGCTTGGTCCTAACGCCTCCTTTTTCGATCTGGATCGAAAGACAGGAGTTTTGACAGCCTCCAGAGTTTTTgacagagaagagcaggaacGTTTCATTTTCACTGTTACGGCCCGAGATAACGGCACCCCTCCTTTGCAGAGTCAAGCGGCTGTAATTGTTACTGTGTTGGACGAAAATGACAACAGTCCCAAATTTACTCATAATCATTTCCAGTTTTTCGTATCAGAGAACTTACCAAAGTATAGCACGGTGGGGGTGATCACAGTGACTGATGCAGATGCCGGGGAAAATAAAGCGGTGACCCTTTCCATCCTGAATGACAATGAAAACTTTGTGCTGGATCCATACTCCGGAGTTATAAAGTCCAACGTTTCTTTTGatagagagcagcagagctcttACACCTTTGATGTTAAGGCAGTGGATGGAGGGCAACCTCCTCGCTCTTCTACAGCAAAAGTAACAATAAACGTGATGGATGTTAATGATAACAGTCCTGTTGTCATCTACCCACCTTCTAATACTTCTTTTAAGTTAGTGCCACTCACAGCAATTCCAGGATCGGTGGTAGCTGAAGTCTTTGCTGTGGATATAGACACTGGCATGAATGCTGAGCTGAAGTACACCATTGTAAGCGGCAATAACAAGGGTTTGTTTCGGATTGATCCAGTGACGGGTAATATCACTCTGGAAGAAAAACCAACTCCTAATGACGTGGGGCTGCATCGCTTAGTTGTCAACATAAGTGATTTGGGTTATCCCAAATCCCTTCATACTCTTGTGCTTGTATTTTTATATGTCAATGATACTGCTGGAAATGCCTCTTATATTTATGACTTGATACGCAGGACTATGGAAACACCTTTGGATCGGAACATAGGGGACAGTAGTCAACCCTACCAAAATGAGGACTATCTCACAATCATGATTGCTATTGTGGCTGGTGCCATGGTTGTCATAGTGGTGATATTTGTCACAGTTCTTGTTCGCTGTCGACATGCGTCCAGATTCAAAGCTGCCCAGAGGAGCAAGCAAGGTGCTGAGTGGATGTCTCCCAAtcaggaaaacaagcaaaacaagaaaaagaaaaggaagaaaaggaaatctcCAAAGAGCTCCCTTTTGAACTTTGTGACCATTGAGGAGTCCAAACCTGATGATGCAGTTCATGAACCTATCAACGGGACAATAAGccttccagcagagctggaggagcaAAGTATAGGAAGATTTGACTGGGGCACAGCACCACCATCAACCTTTAAGCCTAACAGTCCTGATCTTGCCAAGCATTACAAATCTGCTTCTCCGCAGTCTGCTTTTCATCTCAAACCTGACACTCCAGTTTCAGTGAAAAAGCACCATGTGATTCAGGAACTCCCGTTGGACAACACCTTTGTTGGTGGTTGTGACACCCTTTCCAAACGCTCTTCCACTAGTTCAGATCACTTCAGTGCCTCAGAGTGCAGTTCCCAAGGAGGCTTCAAGACAAAGGGCCCCTTACACACCAGACAG
- the PCDH9 gene encoding protocadherin-9 isoform X7, giving the protein MDLRDFYLLAALIACLRLDSAIAQELIYTIREELPENVPIGNIPKDLNISHINAATGTSASLVYRLVSKAGDAPLVKVSSNTGEIFTTSNRIDREKLCAGASYAEENECFFELEVVILPNDFFRLIKIKIIVKDTNDNAPMFPSPVINISIPENTLINSRFPIPSATDPDTGFNGVQHYELLNGQSVFGLDIVETPEGEKWPQLIVQQNLDREQKDTYVMKIKVEDGGTPQKSSTAILQVTVSDVNDNRPVFKESQVEVHIPENAPVGTSVIQLHATDADIGSNAEIRYIFGAQVAPATKRFFALNNTTGLITVQRSLDREETAIHKVTVLASDGSSTPARATVTINVTDVNDNPPNIDLRYIISPINGTVYLSEKDPINTKIALITVSDKDTDVNGKVICFIEREVPFHLKAVYDNQYLLETSSLLDYEGTKEFSFKIVASDSGKPSLNQTALVRVKLEDENDNPPIFSQPVIELSVSENNRRGLYLTTISATDEDSGKNADIVYQLGPNASFFDLDRKTGVLTASRVFDREEQERFIFTVTARDNGTPPLQSQAAVIVTVLDENDNSPKFTHNHFQFFVSENLPKYSTVGVITVTDADAGENKAVTLSILNDNENFVLDPYSGVIKSNVSFDREQQSSYTFDVKAVDGGQPPRSSTAKVTINVMDVNDNSPVVIYPPSNTSFKLVPLTAIPGSVVAEVFAVDIDTGMNAELKYTIVSGNNKGLFRIDPVTGNITLEEKPTPNDVGLHRLVVNISDLGYPKSLHTLVLVFLYVNDTAGNASYIYDLIRRTMETPLDRNIGDSSQPYQNEDYLTIMIAIVAGAMVVIVVIFVTVLVRCRHASRFKAAQRSKQGAEWMSPNQENKQNKKKKRKKRKSPKSSLLNFVTIEESKPDDAVHEPINGTISLPAELEEQSIGRFDWGTAPPSTFKPNSPDLAKHYKSASPQSAFHLKPDTPVSVKKHHVIQELPLDNTFVGGCDTLSKRSSTSSDHFSASECSSQGGFKTKGPLHTRQALNFGDMPKYLWEIWVPDKPWVKCSRIC; this is encoded by the coding sequence ATGGACCTGAGGGATTTTTACCTGTTGGCCGCTTTGATTGCCTGTTTAAGGCTGGATTCTGCTATAGCTCAAGAACTTATTTACACTATTAGAGAGGAGCTGCCTGAAAACGTGCCCATAGGGAACATACCAAAGGACCTGAACATTTCTCATATCAATGCTGCCACAGGGACCAGTGCCAGCCTTGTCTACAGACTGGTCTCTAAAGCAGGGGATGCACCTCTGGTCAAAGTGTCCAGTAACACGGGGGAAATCTTTACAACATCTAACAGAATAGACAGAGAAAAACTATGTGCTGGAGCTTcctatgcagaagaaaatgaatgtTTCTTTGAACTTGAAGTAGTGATTCTCCCCAATGACTTTTTTAGGCtgatcaaaataaaaatcattgtAAAGGATACTAATGACAATGCGCCTATGTTTCCATCCCCTGTTATCAATATCTCCATCCCAGAAAACACTCTGATCAACAGTCGCTTTCCAATCCCATCAGCAACAGATCCTGACACAGGTTTCAATGGTGTGCAGCACTATGAGTTGTTAAATGGGCAGAGTGTCTTTGGACTGGATATTGTAGAAACTCCAGAAGGGGAGAAATGGCCTCAGCTAATTGTGCAGCAGAACTTGGACAGAGAGCAAAAGGACACCTACGTGATGAAAATCAAAGTGGAGGATGGAGGTACCCCCCAGAAATCCAGCACAGCTATCCTGCAAGTCACAGTAAGTGATGTCAATGATAACAGGCCAGTCTTTAAAGAGAGTCAAGTAGAGGTCCATATACCAGAGAATGCCCCTGTGGGCACGTCTGTAATTCAGCTTCATGCTACAGATGCTGATATAGGAAGCAATGCAGAAATCAGATATATTTTTGGTGCCCAAGTTGCCCCTGCAACCAAAAGATTTTTTGCTTTAAACAACACCACAGGGCTGATTACAGTTCAGAGGTCCTTAGATCGAGAAGAGACTGCTATTCACAAAGTGACAGTGCTGGCTAGTGATGGTAGCTCTACACCAGCTCGGGCAACTGTCACCATCAATGTCACTGATGTAAATGATAACCCTCCTAACATAGACCTCAGGTACATAATAAGTCCCATCAATGGCACAGTGTACTTATCTGAGAAAGATCCCATCAATACAAAGATTGCCCTAATTACGGTTTCAGATAAGGACACTGATGTGAATGGCAAAGTGATCTGTTTCATTGAGAGAGAGGTCCCCTTCCACTTGAAAGCAGTTTACGACAACCAGTATTTGTTAGAGACCTCTTCCTTGTTGGACTATGAGGGCACCAAAGAATTCAGCTTTAAAATTGTGGCTTCTGATTCTGGCAAGCCCAGTTTGAACCAGACTGCCCTGGTAAGAGTTAAGCTGGAGGATGAAAATGACAACCCTCCGATTTTCAGCCAGCCTGTAATTGAGCTgtcagtttctgaaaacaaccGGCGTGGTCTATACTTAACAACTATTAGTGCCACAGATGAAGACAGTGGGAAAAATGCAGACATTGTTTATCAGCTTGGTCCTAACGCCTCCTTTTTCGATCTGGATCGAAAGACAGGAGTTTTGACAGCCTCCAGAGTTTTTgacagagaagagcaggaacGTTTCATTTTCACTGTTACGGCCCGAGATAACGGCACCCCTCCTTTGCAGAGTCAAGCGGCTGTAATTGTTACTGTGTTGGACGAAAATGACAACAGTCCCAAATTTACTCATAATCATTTCCAGTTTTTCGTATCAGAGAACTTACCAAAGTATAGCACGGTGGGGGTGATCACAGTGACTGATGCAGATGCCGGGGAAAATAAAGCGGTGACCCTTTCCATCCTGAATGACAATGAAAACTTTGTGCTGGATCCATACTCCGGAGTTATAAAGTCCAACGTTTCTTTTGatagagagcagcagagctcttACACCTTTGATGTTAAGGCAGTGGATGGAGGGCAACCTCCTCGCTCTTCTACAGCAAAAGTAACAATAAACGTGATGGATGTTAATGATAACAGTCCTGTTGTCATCTACCCACCTTCTAATACTTCTTTTAAGTTAGTGCCACTCACAGCAATTCCAGGATCGGTGGTAGCTGAAGTCTTTGCTGTGGATATAGACACTGGCATGAATGCTGAGCTGAAGTACACCATTGTAAGCGGCAATAACAAGGGTTTGTTTCGGATTGATCCAGTGACGGGTAATATCACTCTGGAAGAAAAACCAACTCCTAATGACGTGGGGCTGCATCGCTTAGTTGTCAACATAAGTGATTTGGGTTATCCCAAATCCCTTCATACTCTTGTGCTTGTATTTTTATATGTCAATGATACTGCTGGAAATGCCTCTTATATTTATGACTTGATACGCAGGACTATGGAAACACCTTTGGATCGGAACATAGGGGACAGTAGTCAACCCTACCAAAATGAGGACTATCTCACAATCATGATTGCTATTGTGGCTGGTGCCATGGTTGTCATAGTGGTGATATTTGTCACAGTTCTTGTTCGCTGTCGACATGCGTCCAGATTCAAAGCTGCCCAGAGGAGCAAGCAAGGTGCTGAGTGGATGTCTCCCAAtcaggaaaacaagcaaaacaagaaaaagaaaaggaagaaaaggaaatctcCAAAGAGCTCCCTTTTGAACTTTGTGACCATTGAGGAGTCCAAACCTGATGATGCAGTTCATGAACCTATCAACGGGACAATAAGccttccagcagagctggaggagcaAAGTATAGGAAGATTTGACTGGGGCACAGCACCACCATCAACCTTTAAGCCTAACAGTCCTGATCTTGCCAAGCATTACAAATCTGCTTCTCCGCAGTCTGCTTTTCATCTCAAACCTGACACTCCAGTTTCAGTGAAAAAGCACCATGTGATTCAGGAACTCCCGTTGGACAACACCTTTGTTGGTGGTTGTGACACCCTTTCCAAACGCTCTTCCACTAGTTCAGATCACTTCAGTGCCTCAGAGTGCAGTTCCCAAGGAGGCTTCAAGACAAAGGGCCCCTTACACACCAGACAG
- the PCDH9 gene encoding protocadherin-9 isoform X10, which produces MDLRDFYLLAALIACLRLDSAIAQELIYTIREELPENVPIGNIPKDLNISHINAATGTSASLVYRLVSKAGDAPLVKVSSNTGEIFTTSNRIDREKLCAGASYAEENECFFELEVVILPNDFFRLIKIKIIVKDTNDNAPMFPSPVINISIPENTLINSRFPIPSATDPDTGFNGVQHYELLNGQSVFGLDIVETPEGEKWPQLIVQQNLDREQKDTYVMKIKVEDGGTPQKSSTAILQVTVSDVNDNRPVFKESQVEVHIPENAPVGTSVIQLHATDADIGSNAEIRYIFGAQVAPATKRFFALNNTTGLITVQRSLDREETAIHKVTVLASDGSSTPARATVTINVTDVNDNPPNIDLRYIISPINGTVYLSEKDPINTKIALITVSDKDTDVNGKVICFIEREVPFHLKAVYDNQYLLETSSLLDYEGTKEFSFKIVASDSGKPSLNQTALVRVKLEDENDNPPIFSQPVIELSVSENNRRGLYLTTISATDEDSGKNADIVYQLGPNASFFDLDRKTGVLTASRVFDREEQERFIFTVTARDNGTPPLQSQAAVIVTVLDENDNSPKFTHNHFQFFVSENLPKYSTVGVITVTDADAGENKAVTLSILNDNENFVLDPYSGVIKSNVSFDREQQSSYTFDVKAVDGGQPPRSSTAKVTINVMDVNDNSPVVIYPPSNTSFKLVPLTAIPGSVVAEVFAVDIDTGMNAELKYTIVSGNNKGLFRIDPVTGNITLEEKPTPNDVGLHRLVVNISDLGYPKSLHTLVLVFLYVNDTAGNASYIYDLIRRTMETPLDRNIGDSSQPYQNEDYLTIMIAIVAGAMVVIVVIFVTVLVRCRHASRFKAAQRSKQGAEWMSPNQENKQNKKKKRKKRKSPKSSLLNFVTIEESKPDDAVHEPINGTISLPAELEEQSIGRFDWGTAPPSTFKPNSPDLAKHYKSASPQSAFHLKPDTPVSVKKHHVIQELPLDNTFVGGCDTLSKRSSTSSDHFSASECSSQGGFKTKGPLHTRQCSPSSP; this is translated from the coding sequence ATGGACCTGAGGGATTTTTACCTGTTGGCCGCTTTGATTGCCTGTTTAAGGCTGGATTCTGCTATAGCTCAAGAACTTATTTACACTATTAGAGAGGAGCTGCCTGAAAACGTGCCCATAGGGAACATACCAAAGGACCTGAACATTTCTCATATCAATGCTGCCACAGGGACCAGTGCCAGCCTTGTCTACAGACTGGTCTCTAAAGCAGGGGATGCACCTCTGGTCAAAGTGTCCAGTAACACGGGGGAAATCTTTACAACATCTAACAGAATAGACAGAGAAAAACTATGTGCTGGAGCTTcctatgcagaagaaaatgaatgtTTCTTTGAACTTGAAGTAGTGATTCTCCCCAATGACTTTTTTAGGCtgatcaaaataaaaatcattgtAAAGGATACTAATGACAATGCGCCTATGTTTCCATCCCCTGTTATCAATATCTCCATCCCAGAAAACACTCTGATCAACAGTCGCTTTCCAATCCCATCAGCAACAGATCCTGACACAGGTTTCAATGGTGTGCAGCACTATGAGTTGTTAAATGGGCAGAGTGTCTTTGGACTGGATATTGTAGAAACTCCAGAAGGGGAGAAATGGCCTCAGCTAATTGTGCAGCAGAACTTGGACAGAGAGCAAAAGGACACCTACGTGATGAAAATCAAAGTGGAGGATGGAGGTACCCCCCAGAAATCCAGCACAGCTATCCTGCAAGTCACAGTAAGTGATGTCAATGATAACAGGCCAGTCTTTAAAGAGAGTCAAGTAGAGGTCCATATACCAGAGAATGCCCCTGTGGGCACGTCTGTAATTCAGCTTCATGCTACAGATGCTGATATAGGAAGCAATGCAGAAATCAGATATATTTTTGGTGCCCAAGTTGCCCCTGCAACCAAAAGATTTTTTGCTTTAAACAACACCACAGGGCTGATTACAGTTCAGAGGTCCTTAGATCGAGAAGAGACTGCTATTCACAAAGTGACAGTGCTGGCTAGTGATGGTAGCTCTACACCAGCTCGGGCAACTGTCACCATCAATGTCACTGATGTAAATGATAACCCTCCTAACATAGACCTCAGGTACATAATAAGTCCCATCAATGGCACAGTGTACTTATCTGAGAAAGATCCCATCAATACAAAGATTGCCCTAATTACGGTTTCAGATAAGGACACTGATGTGAATGGCAAAGTGATCTGTTTCATTGAGAGAGAGGTCCCCTTCCACTTGAAAGCAGTTTACGACAACCAGTATTTGTTAGAGACCTCTTCCTTGTTGGACTATGAGGGCACCAAAGAATTCAGCTTTAAAATTGTGGCTTCTGATTCTGGCAAGCCCAGTTTGAACCAGACTGCCCTGGTAAGAGTTAAGCTGGAGGATGAAAATGACAACCCTCCGATTTTCAGCCAGCCTGTAATTGAGCTgtcagtttctgaaaacaaccGGCGTGGTCTATACTTAACAACTATTAGTGCCACAGATGAAGACAGTGGGAAAAATGCAGACATTGTTTATCAGCTTGGTCCTAACGCCTCCTTTTTCGATCTGGATCGAAAGACAGGAGTTTTGACAGCCTCCAGAGTTTTTgacagagaagagcaggaacGTTTCATTTTCACTGTTACGGCCCGAGATAACGGCACCCCTCCTTTGCAGAGTCAAGCGGCTGTAATTGTTACTGTGTTGGACGAAAATGACAACAGTCCCAAATTTACTCATAATCATTTCCAGTTTTTCGTATCAGAGAACTTACCAAAGTATAGCACGGTGGGGGTGATCACAGTGACTGATGCAGATGCCGGGGAAAATAAAGCGGTGACCCTTTCCATCCTGAATGACAATGAAAACTTTGTGCTGGATCCATACTCCGGAGTTATAAAGTCCAACGTTTCTTTTGatagagagcagcagagctcttACACCTTTGATGTTAAGGCAGTGGATGGAGGGCAACCTCCTCGCTCTTCTACAGCAAAAGTAACAATAAACGTGATGGATGTTAATGATAACAGTCCTGTTGTCATCTACCCACCTTCTAATACTTCTTTTAAGTTAGTGCCACTCACAGCAATTCCAGGATCGGTGGTAGCTGAAGTCTTTGCTGTGGATATAGACACTGGCATGAATGCTGAGCTGAAGTACACCATTGTAAGCGGCAATAACAAGGGTTTGTTTCGGATTGATCCAGTGACGGGTAATATCACTCTGGAAGAAAAACCAACTCCTAATGACGTGGGGCTGCATCGCTTAGTTGTCAACATAAGTGATTTGGGTTATCCCAAATCCCTTCATACTCTTGTGCTTGTATTTTTATATGTCAATGATACTGCTGGAAATGCCTCTTATATTTATGACTTGATACGCAGGACTATGGAAACACCTTTGGATCGGAACATAGGGGACAGTAGTCAACCCTACCAAAATGAGGACTATCTCACAATCATGATTGCTATTGTGGCTGGTGCCATGGTTGTCATAGTGGTGATATTTGTCACAGTTCTTGTTCGCTGTCGACATGCGTCCAGATTCAAAGCTGCCCAGAGGAGCAAGCAAGGTGCTGAGTGGATGTCTCCCAAtcaggaaaacaagcaaaacaagaaaaagaaaaggaagaaaaggaaatctcCAAAGAGCTCCCTTTTGAACTTTGTGACCATTGAGGAGTCCAAACCTGATGATGCAGTTCATGAACCTATCAACGGGACAATAAGccttccagcagagctggaggagcaAAGTATAGGAAGATTTGACTGGGGCACAGCACCACCATCAACCTTTAAGCCTAACAGTCCTGATCTTGCCAAGCATTACAAATCTGCTTCTCCGCAGTCTGCTTTTCATCTCAAACCTGACACTCCAGTTTCAGTGAAAAAGCACCATGTGATTCAGGAACTCCCGTTGGACAACACCTTTGTTGGTGGTTGTGACACCCTTTCCAAACGCTCTTCCACTAGTTCAGATCACTTCAGTGCCTCAGAGTGCAGTTCCCAAGGAGGCTTCAAGACAAAGGGCCCCTTACACACCAGACAG